Proteins encoded together in one Catellatospora citrea window:
- a CDS encoding phospholipase, giving the protein MSRPLKLSIASAVLALTAVLFSAGPALAAPADKPQVLSSWTQTSAASYNAWWSARQNQGAWSAYGFDWSTDYCSTSPDNPFGFPFQNACARHDFGYRNYKAAGTFTANKSRLDSAFYEDLKRVCNTYSGATRSVCNGTAWTYYQAVVAFGKSTLVDGTADVTS; this is encoded by the coding sequence GTGAGTCGTCCCCTCAAGCTGTCGATCGCCTCGGCGGTGCTGGCACTGACCGCAGTCCTGTTCTCCGCCGGCCCGGCCCTGGCGGCACCCGCCGACAAGCCCCAGGTGCTGAGCTCCTGGACCCAGACCAGTGCGGCCAGCTACAACGCCTGGTGGTCCGCGCGTCAGAACCAGGGCGCGTGGTCCGCGTACGGCTTCGACTGGTCCACCGACTACTGCTCGACCTCACCCGACAACCCGTTCGGCTTCCCGTTCCAGAACGCCTGCGCACGCCACGACTTCGGCTACCGCAACTACAAGGCCGCGGGCACCTTCACCGCCAACAAGTCCCGGCTCGACTCCGCGTTCTACGAAGACCTCAAGCGGGTCTGCAACACCTACTCGGGCGCCACCCGCTCGGTGTGCAACGGCACGGCGTGGACCTACTACCAGGCCGTTGTCGCGTTCGGCAAGAGCACGCTCGTCGACGGCACCGCCGACGTCACCTCCTGA
- a CDS encoding helix-turn-helix domain-containing protein, translating into MDRYDESMCRLFGAALRRLRVQAGISLRELGRRCLYDYSRISRVERGEHLINAALVPALDRALDAGGLLTSLRSLMPEPGDAAAPSAFGRIAAIHEVGGDTVELELSSPGGRMIRVNLPRREFNGLLTAGVLRALLPDGLIDLDQVERISGAINSPQRTDAQVLGYFRALLTQHYTADKALGPRHLVEVVLTQIAVLDKLRYGSRPGTAEPAMRLLAQYAEFAGWLYQDLGNTAAAMHWTDQAGQRAQAIGDHQLAAYLLVRRSNIALLDHDAVDVIELAAAARRMPAISPKLAALAAQQEARGWALNTETDRFRRLIDSAADLLLDHPDGVDDDAPVYLHSYDVETLDEQSASGYRACGQPETAVAILERRITATPIDQHRDRAHQLAKLANAVLQTRQPDPERAADIGLSCIDSARSTGSARISKELRTLDQALSHRWPDLAGTRQLREALTFA; encoded by the coding sequence GTGGATCGCTACGACGAATCGATGTGCCGACTGTTCGGCGCGGCCCTTCGGCGACTACGCGTGCAGGCCGGCATCTCTCTGCGCGAGCTCGGCAGACGTTGCCTCTACGACTACAGCCGGATCTCGCGAGTGGAACGGGGCGAACACCTCATCAACGCGGCCTTGGTGCCCGCCCTCGACCGGGCGCTCGACGCGGGAGGCCTGCTGACATCGCTCCGCTCGCTGATGCCGGAGCCCGGAGACGCTGCGGCCCCCTCGGCGTTCGGCCGCATAGCCGCGATACATGAGGTCGGCGGCGATACCGTGGAATTGGAGCTCAGTTCGCCAGGCGGGAGGATGATCCGGGTGAACCTGCCTAGGCGCGAGTTCAACGGCCTTCTGACCGCAGGTGTGCTCAGGGCACTGTTGCCGGACGGACTTATCGACCTCGACCAGGTTGAACGCATCAGCGGCGCGATCAACAGCCCGCAGCGCACCGACGCACAGGTCCTCGGCTACTTTCGCGCCCTCCTCACCCAGCACTACACCGCCGACAAGGCGCTCGGACCACGGCACCTGGTCGAGGTCGTCCTCACCCAGATCGCCGTGCTCGACAAACTTCGATACGGGAGTAGGCCGGGCACCGCCGAGCCGGCGATGCGGCTGCTGGCCCAGTACGCCGAGTTCGCCGGCTGGCTATACCAGGACCTGGGGAACACAGCGGCGGCCATGCACTGGACCGACCAGGCCGGACAGCGAGCACAGGCCATCGGCGATCATCAGCTGGCGGCATATCTTCTGGTGCGTAGGAGCAACATCGCACTGCTCGACCACGACGCCGTCGACGTGATCGAACTGGCAGCGGCAGCAAGGCGGATGCCGGCGATCAGCCCCAAGCTGGCGGCGCTCGCCGCGCAGCAGGAAGCTCGCGGTTGGGCGCTGAACACCGAGACCGACCGGTTCCGCCGGTTGATCGATTCCGCAGCGGACCTGCTGCTCGATCACCCCGACGGCGTCGACGATGACGCTCCGGTGTACCTGCACAGCTACGACGTGGAGACGCTGGACGAACAGTCCGCGAGCGGCTATCGCGCCTGCGGACAACCGGAAACCGCGGTCGCGATTCTCGAACGAAGGATCACCGCCACGCCCATCGATCAGCACCGTGACCGGGCCCACCAACTCGCGAAGCTCGCCAATGCCGTGCTGCAGACCAGGCAACCCGACCCGGAGCGAGCCGCTGACATCGGGCTGAGCTGCATCGATTCCGCCCGCTCAACAGGATCGGCCCGGATCAGCAAGGAACTTCGCACGCTCGACCAGGCACTTTCACACCGCTGGCCGGATCTGGCGGGGACCAGGCAACTCCGAGAAGCCCTGACCTTCGCGTGA